The genomic region TCGCCCAGGCACCGCCGTCGGAGCCCATCGGCACCCGCGACATCGACTCGACGCCGCCGGCGAGAATGAAGTCCTCCCAGCCGGACCGGACCCGCTGGGCCGCCTGGTTGACCGCCTCCAGACCGGACGCGCAGAACCGGTTGAGCTGCACGCCGCCGGTGGTCTGCGGGTAGCCGGCCGCGAGGACCGCCGTTCGGGCGATGTCCATGCCCTGGTCGCCGATCGGCGTGACGACACCGAGCACAACGTCGTCGACGGCGGCCGGGTCCAGCTCGGGATGCCGGCTGCGCAGCTCCGTGAGCAGGCCGGTGACCAGCTGGATCGGCTTCACCTCGTGCAGGGCGCCGGACGGCTTGCCCTTGCCGCGGGGAGTCCTGATCGCGTCGTACAGGAAGGCTTCGGTCATGGGGGCATCCCGTCGTCTGAGGTGGACAGACCGATTGTGACAGCGATGGTGTCACAATCGTCAAGCCCGGCCCCTATGATCTGCGCCATGCCGGAATCACGCGCGGAATCCAGGTCGGACCTCAGCCCGGACGAGGCGACGCTCACCGTCGACGAACTGTCGGCCCGGGTCGGGATGACCGTGCGGACGCTGCGGTTCTACGCCGGCCGCGGCCTGATCCCGCCGCCGGTACGCCGCGGCCGGGTCGGCTACTACGGCCCCGAGCACATCGCCCGGCTGGACCTCGTCCGCGAGCTGCAGGCGCACGGGTTCACCCTCTCCGCGATCGAGGGCTACCTGGACCGCATTCCCAGCGACGCCTCGCCGCAGGACATCGCGCTGCACCGGACGCTGCTCACGCCGTGGATGCGCGACCTGCCCGAGACGCTCGACCGGGCGGCGCTCGTCCGGCGGACCGGGCGGGAGCTGACCGACGACGACATCGAGATGCTGGTCGCGCTCGGGGTGGTCGAGCCGACGCCCGACGAGGACGTCTTCCAGGTCGCGACCGCGCACCTCAGTCTCGGCGTCGAGCTGCTCGACCTCGACCTGCCGGTCGACGCGGTGCTCGCCGCCGGCCGGATCTTCGCCGACCACGGCCGGGCGATCGCCGAGGAACTGACCGAGGTGTTCCGCACCAAGGTCTGGCCGCACTACCGCGACTCCGGCGGTCCGCCCGAGCACATCCGCCAGTTGGTCGAGCGCTTCAAGCCGGTGACGATCCAGGGGCTGGTGCTGGCCTACGAGCGCGCCGTCGGCGAGACCCAGCGCGACACGATCCGTCGCTCGCGCACCAAGCCCCGCCGCTGACCGCCGCTCCCCCAGCGGCGGTCGGCGCGGTCGCCGTCAGCCCCGGCCGTGGCTGGCGCGGGAGCGGCGGGCGAGCGAGTCGACGCCGACGGCGAGCAGCAGCACCACGCCGGTGACGAAGAACCGGTAGGACGAGTCCAGGCTGAGCAGGGTCAGGCCGCTGGAGATGGACTGGATCACCAGGATGCCGAGCACCGCGGCGAACGCCGTACCACGGCCGCCGAACAGGCTCGTGCCGCCGATCACCGCGGCGGCGATCGCGTTCAGGTTGACGTCTCCGCCGCCGCTGCTCTGGTTGGCCGCTGCCAGCCGGGCCGCGGCCAGGATGCCGCCGACCGCGGCGAGCGTCGTACAGAGCACGAAGGCCGAGGTGTAGACCAGGTTCACGTTGATGCCCGCCCGACGGGCGGCCTCGACGTTGCCGCCGACGGCGTACAGGGACTTGCCCCACTTGGTCGAGGTCAGGCCGTAGTGCAGCAGCAGGGCGAGCGCGACGAAGAGCACGAACATCCAGCCGACCCCGCGGGTGCGGTTCAGGTACCAGACCGCGAAGCCCAGGCCGGCCAGCAGCAGCCCGCTGCGCACGAGCAGGAAACGCAACGAGCGCGCCGACAGCCCTGCCGTGCGCCGCTTGCTCGCGTGCAGGTACCCGACCACGAACAGCCCCGCGGCCGCCGCCACCACCAGCACGTACGACAACCAGGCCGGCACGAACCAGAGCTGGGCGAACCGCACCAGCGCCGAGTCGTACGGCAGGTTGACCGATCCCGACGTGCCGAGCGCCTTCAGCTGCAGCCCGAGGAACGACAGCAGACCGGCCAGCGTGATCACGAAGCTCGGGATGCCGACCCGGTTGTGCACGAGCGAGTAGAGCAGCCCGATCCCGATCCCGGCCGCGACCGCGGTCAGCACCGCGATCCAGGCCGGCCAGCTCTGGTTCACGAACAGCACGGCCATGATCGCCGCCGACAACCCGCTGATCGAGCCGACCGACAGGTCGATCTGGCCGACCAGCAGCACACAGACGATGCCGAGCGCAACGATGCCGACGGGCACGCACTCCATCGTCAGGTTCACCAGGTTGGTGCTGGACAGGAAGATCGGGTTGAGGACCTGCAGCACCGTCCAGATCACCACCAGGCCGGCGACGACCGGGATCATGCCGAGCTCACCGGAGCGGATCCGGTCGAGCAGGCTCGCGCCGTACCCGCGCAGGCCCGGTCGTTGCCGCAGGCGCTCGTCGCTCAGATCCATCGCGGTCATCCCCGCGCTCCTTCCCGTACGCCGTCCTGCCGCCGGGCCGCGCGCTGTGTCACCACGTTGTCCGACGCACCGGTGATCGCGGCGATCAGCTGCTCCGACGAGGTGGTGCGGGCGTCGAACACGCCGTTCGACCGGCCGAGCCGCAGCACCGCCACCTGGTCCGCGACGGCCCGGACGTCGGCCATGTTGTGGCTGATCATCACCACGCCGTGCCCGTTCTCCCGCAGCCGCTCGATCAGGTTGAGCACCTCGGTGGTCTGCGCGACCCCGAGCGCCGCGGTCGGCTCGTCGAGCACGACCACTTTCGGGTCGCCCAGCAGCGACCGCGCGATCGCGACGGTCTGCCGCTGCCCGCCGGACAGCGACGCGACCGGGATCCGGACCGCCGGGAGCTTGGCCGACAACTGCCGCAGCAGCTCCCAGGAGCGGACCTCCATCGCCACGTCGTCCAGCCGGTACGGACCGAGCTCGCGGCCGAGGAAGAGGTTCTCGACGACGCTCAGGTTCTCGCACAGCGCGAGGTCCTGGAAGACGGTGGCGATGCCGAGCCTGTGCGCCGCGGCCGGCCCGTTGACGGTCACCTCCCGGCCCTCGAACAGGATCGTGCCGGCGTCCGGCGCGTGCACGCCGGACAGCACCTTGACCAGCGTCGACTTGCCGGCGCCGTTGTCGCCGACGATCGCGACCACCTGACCGGCGTCGACGCTCAGGTCGACGTCGGTCAGCGCCGCGACGGCGCCGAAGTTCTTGCTGATCCCCCGGAGCTCGAGAACAGCCATCACTTGATCCCGAGCTTGTCGCAGGCCGCCTTGTACTCCGGCGTGCAGACGTCGGCGACCTTCAGCGCGAAGTCCGGCGCCCC from Kribbella flavida DSM 17836 harbors:
- a CDS encoding sugar ABC transporter permease produces the protein MTAMDLSDERLRQRPGLRGYGASLLDRIRSGELGMIPVVAGLVVIWTVLQVLNPIFLSSTNLVNLTMECVPVGIVALGIVCVLLVGQIDLSVGSISGLSAAIMAVLFVNQSWPAWIAVLTAVAAGIGIGLLYSLVHNRVGIPSFVITLAGLLSFLGLQLKALGTSGSVNLPYDSALVRFAQLWFVPAWLSYVLVVAAAAGLFVVGYLHASKRRTAGLSARSLRFLLVRSGLLLAGLGFAVWYLNRTRGVGWMFVLFVALALLLHYGLTSTKWGKSLYAVGGNVEAARRAGINVNLVYTSAFVLCTTLAAVGGILAAARLAAANQSSGGGDVNLNAIAAAVIGGTSLFGGRGTAFAAVLGILVIQSISSGLTLLSLDSSYRFFVTGVVLLLAVGVDSLARRSRASHGRG
- a CDS encoding MerR family transcriptional regulator, whose amino-acid sequence is MPESRAESRSDLSPDEATLTVDELSARVGMTVRTLRFYAGRGLIPPPVRRGRVGYYGPEHIARLDLVRELQAHGFTLSAIEGYLDRIPSDASPQDIALHRTLLTPWMRDLPETLDRAALVRRTGRELTDDDIEMLVALGVVEPTPDEDVFQVATAHLSLGVELLDLDLPVDAVLAAGRIFADHGRAIAEELTEVFRTKVWPHYRDSGGPPEHIRQLVERFKPVTIQGLVLAYERAVGETQRDTIRRSRTKPRR
- a CDS encoding ATP-binding cassette domain-containing protein → MAVLELRGISKNFGAVAALTDVDLSVDAGQVVAIVGDNGAGKSTLVKVLSGVHAPDAGTILFEGREVTVNGPAAAHRLGIATVFQDLALCENLSVVENLFLGRELGPYRLDDVAMEVRSWELLRQLSAKLPAVRIPVASLSGGQRQTVAIARSLLGDPKVVVLDEPTAALGVAQTTEVLNLIERLRENGHGVVMISHNMADVRAVADQVAVLRLGRSNGVFDARTTSSEQLIAAITGASDNVVTQRAARRQDGVREGARG